A stretch of Cytophagia bacterium CHB2 DNA encodes these proteins:
- a CDS encoding oxidoreductase, which yields PVEFIEDAAVPVEVMPLYLREVADLIGSFNREMTMYAHVSVGLAHVRTMLNLRDADDVKLMRRISEGTLDLVLKYGGMMSGEHGDGLVRSYLNPKFFGPQLYQAFRELKAAFDPQGILNPGKIVDAQGMEENLRIGPHYHTRHVHTHFHYREDGGFARAVEMCTGVGECRKLTGGTMCPSYMATRDEEHSTRGRANALRAALTGAITTEHFTTKRLYEVFDLCLACKGCKSECPSNVDVAKLKYEFLSHYYDEHGTPFKTQLFSRPDILGQLAGVFPGLINSVLQSNAMRKVMEKVLGIDRRRILPLYARQNFNRWFKRRKIVQNDYHSRPQVVLFNDTFLTYHEPEIGQAAVKVLEALGYRVVLANAGCCGRAQISNGLLRAARPRAEAVVDHLEKFVAQGATIVGCEPSCVSAVKEDYLDLVRDYDKAKLVADNFLPIEDFVLRHLATNGKANAFKALNQKILYHGHCHLKSLFGTDSSKSALARAAGCSVTEVDSGCCGMAGAFGYEKKHYEISLKIGDQRLFPAIHAVPVDQRIVANGFSCRHQIEHATGRQAKHAIEILAEAVA from the coding sequence GCCGGTCGAGTTCATCGAAGATGCGGCCGTTCCGGTGGAGGTTATGCCGCTGTACTTGCGTGAAGTCGCGGACTTGATTGGCTCATTCAATCGTGAGATGACGATGTACGCGCATGTCAGCGTCGGCTTGGCGCATGTGCGCACCATGCTCAATCTCCGGGATGCGGATGACGTCAAACTTATGCGCCGCATTTCCGAGGGCACGCTCGACTTGGTGTTGAAGTACGGCGGTATGATGAGCGGCGAACACGGCGACGGCCTGGTGCGCAGCTATCTCAATCCGAAATTTTTCGGGCCGCAATTGTATCAAGCTTTTCGCGAGTTGAAAGCCGCGTTCGATCCGCAGGGCATTTTGAATCCCGGCAAGATTGTGGATGCGCAGGGCATGGAGGAAAATTTGCGCATCGGGCCGCACTACCACACGCGCCACGTGCACACTCATTTTCACTATCGCGAAGACGGCGGCTTCGCGCGCGCGGTGGAAATGTGCACCGGCGTGGGTGAATGCCGCAAACTCACCGGCGGCACCATGTGCCCCTCATACATGGCAACGCGCGACGAAGAACATTCCACGCGTGGCCGCGCCAACGCCTTGCGCGCGGCGCTTACCGGTGCGATTACGACTGAACATTTCACCACCAAACGGCTTTATGAAGTTTTTGATCTCTGCCTGGCCTGCAAAGGCTGCAAATCCGAGTGCCCCTCCAACGTGGATGTTGCCAAATTGAAATATGAGTTTCTTTCGCATTATTATGATGAACATGGCACCCCGTTCAAGACTCAGCTATTCTCACGCCCGGATATTCTGGGGCAGCTTGCGGGCGTATTTCCAGGCCTGATCAACAGCGTGCTGCAGAGTAACGCAATGCGCAAGGTTATGGAAAAGGTGCTCGGCATAGATCGGCGTCGTATCTTGCCCTTATATGCCCGGCAAAATTTCAATCGCTGGTTCAAGCGCCGGAAAATTGTGCAGAATGACTATCATTCGCGTCCGCAAGTCGTGCTCTTCAACGATACATTCTTAACTTACCACGAGCCTGAGATCGGCCAGGCGGCGGTTAAAGTTCTCGAGGCGCTCGGCTATCGCGTGGTGCTGGCCAACGCCGGTTGCTGCGGCCGGGCGCAAATTTCAAACGGGTTGTTGCGCGCCGCGCGGCCGCGCGCGGAAGCGGTGGTCGATCATCTGGAAAAATTTGTGGCACAGGGCGCGACCATCGTGGGTTGCGAGCCGAGCTGCGTTTCCGCCGTGAAGGAAGATTATCTTGATTTGGTGCGGGATTATGACAAGGCCAAATTGGTGGCGGATAATTTTTTGCCGATCGAAGATTTTGTCTTGCGCCATTTGGCGACTAATGGCAAAGCAAATGCTTTCAAAGCGCTCAATCAGAAAATCCTGTATCACGGCCATTGCCACCTCAAGTCATTGTTTGGCACGGATTCATCAAAAAGCGCGCTCGCGCGCGCGGCAGGCTGCAGCGTTACCGAAGTGGACTCTGGTTGCTGCGGCATGGCCGGCGCGTTCGGTTATGAAAAAAAACATTACGAGATTTCTTTGAAGATCGGCGACCAGCGTTTGTTTCCGGCAATCCATGCCGTGCCGGTTGATCA